One segment of Streptosporangium brasiliense DNA contains the following:
- a CDS encoding cysteine hydrolase family protein, which translates to MKRALIVIDVQNEYFTGNLPIAYPPREESLANILTAMDTAREHGVPVIVVRHSAPAESPLFATGSHSWELHEEVARKPYDHLMDKTMASSFARTDLAGWLDAQGVDTLTVAGYMTQNCDESTARDAFHRGMAVEFLSDATGTLALSNRAGRVTAEDLHNNVLVVMGSNFASVATTAEWADAVKSDTLLPRPSIWASTRPTAE; encoded by the coding sequence ATGAAGCGAGCACTGATCGTCATCGACGTCCAGAACGAATATTTCACCGGCAACCTGCCCATCGCCTACCCTCCGCGTGAGGAGAGCCTGGCCAACATCCTCACCGCCATGGACACCGCGCGCGAGCACGGCGTCCCGGTGATCGTGGTCAGGCACTCCGCGCCCGCCGAGTCCCCGCTGTTCGCCACCGGCAGCCACTCCTGGGAGCTGCACGAGGAGGTGGCGCGCAAGCCGTACGACCACCTGATGGACAAGACGATGGCCTCGTCCTTCGCCAGGACCGACCTGGCCGGGTGGCTGGACGCCCAGGGAGTCGACACGCTGACCGTCGCCGGATACATGACCCAGAACTGCGACGAGTCGACCGCCCGCGACGCCTTCCACCGGGGCATGGCCGTGGAGTTCCTGTCGGACGCGACCGGCACGCTCGCCCTGTCGAACCGGGCCGGCCGCGTGACGGCCGAGGATCTGCACAACAACGTACTGGTGGTGATGGGCTCCAACTTCGCCTCGGTGGCCACCACCGCCGAATGGGCCGACGCGGTCAAGTCCGACACCCTCCTGCCCCGCCCGAGCATCTGGGCCAGCACCCGGCCCACAGCGGAGTGA